Below is a genomic region from Heterodontus francisci isolate sHetFra1 unplaced genomic scaffold, sHetFra1.hap1 HAP1_SCAFFOLD_75, whole genome shotgun sequence.
gggcagcagcaggcgcacggtggtctggatctcccgggagctgatggtgctgcgcttgttgtaatgggccaggcgggaagcctcacccgcgatgcgctcgaaaatatcgttcacaaacgagttcatgatgctcatggccttggaggagatgccggtgtcggggtgaacctgcttcatcactttgtagatgtagaaggagtaactctccttcctcgactttctccgcctcttgccgccctttgctgacgctttatttaaggttttcttggcgcccttcttagcagctgctttcttcttctcctcaaccatcttcagtttcaatttcagacacagaaataaaccaaacccctttccGAGTGCGGatcaaatagacaatcccacagctccatgctaatgagggatgggggaaagtaaagattgtgattgggtgatttggaatgatgtcccaacgatttaatattgtaattcgacatttagtctctttcgccatccaatcatactaaatatttgcaaccaatcacaaatccccttactgcaatcaggaagtatatttcacaaagactctctccagccccagtttctattgaaagagctgctccctgtgtggagcttcctggaaatgtcctggctgttgttgggaggacacttattgactgattctgtgtcgttgtgtctctgctattgcatgtgagtgtgcaattaatttcatttttagtctcggctact
It encodes:
- the LOC137364736 gene encoding histone H2B 1/2-like translates to MVEEKKKAAAKKGAKKTLNKASAKGGKRRRKSRKESYSFYIYKVMKQVHPDTGISSKAMSIMNSFVNDIFERIAGEASRLAHYNKRSTISSREIQTTVRLLLPGELAKHAVSEGAKAVTKYTSSK